A window of the Salvelinus sp. IW2-2015 linkage group LG37, ASM291031v2, whole genome shotgun sequence genome harbors these coding sequences:
- the LOC111960025 gene encoding E3 ubiquitin-protein ligase TRIM39-like, which produces MASYNAMSEDQFLCSICLGVFTNPATIPCGHTFCKPCLEDDWNSSGDYAVCSVCNTRFTPTPTIQVNIVLRDLVESFKGASRRGGAAVDRPAVAPGEVSCDACLGCGMTKAVKTCLVCMSSYCLEHEMVHNARFSRHQLVRPLANLKKRMCLNHERLLERYCRTDKTMLCGVCDTHQAPAHQVVSMQVEFLAQKAQLTEAQAKVKEKLKATWKEAEQFNSLFHHCKDVAKSQIRFVNGFRRDLVSQVGRICDRYNIEACRRVDEMKSTASRRRRVLEDDITALTSRGAELERLIGSSDSFAFLNILPSLPSAIPDGVRGQCSINIPPDLLGNLLNTLMKAMAKLPKMAYLSTNGYALPEIAVVKEFTVEVTPDPSTAHPSLLFKQASREIRVDRRKMGQTFPLSAQRFTQVLCVLAPKGFSSHRAYWEVEVEDWTSTASGVWCVGVATKSSMTSRGVDLTPEKGFWVLVHHGGKLWPSTNTTPVAVGTQRRMAHVGVYFDGLERRLSFYNVNLGLHLYTYHHVPTNERLFPVFSPNFFSPGDNPANHVMIVRPLTATNHQRG; this is translated from the exons ATGGCGTCTTACAACGCCATGTCAGAGGACCAGTTCCTGTGCTCTATCTGTCTTGGTGTTTTCACCAACCCAGCCACAATTCCGTGTGGACACACCTTTTGCAAGCCTTGTCTCGAGGATGACTGGAACAGCAGTGGAGACTATGCAGTCTGTTCTGTGTGCAATACGAGGTTCACACCTACCCCCACCATCCAGGTCAACATAGTCCTGAGAGACCTTGTGGAAAGCTTCAAGGGGGCGAGTAGAAGGGGCGGTGCGGCCGTAGACAGGCCCGCTGTGGCTCCGGGAGAGGTCTCCTGTGACGCGTGCTTAGGATGTGGGATGACCAAGGCTGTCAAGACCTGCCTGGTGTGTATGTCGTCGTACTGCCTGGAGCATGAAATGGTTCACAATGCCCGGTTCTCCAGGCATCAGCTGGTCAGGCCCCTGGCTAACCTGAAGAAGAGGATGTGTTTGAACCATGAGAGGCTCCTGGAGCGTTACTGCCGCACCGACAAGACCATGCTGTGTGGGGTGTGTGACACTCACCAGGCGCCGGCACACCAGGTTGTGTCGATGCAGGTAGAGTTCTTGGCTCAAAAG GCTCAGCTGACTGAAGCCCAAGCAAAGGTAAAGGAGAAGCTGAAGGCCACTTGGAAAGAAGCAGAGCAATTCAACTCTTTATTCCATCACTGCAag GATGTAGCGAAGAGCCAGATCCGGTTTGTGAATGGGTTCCGACGAGACCTGGTCAGCCAGGTGGGGCGGATTTGTGATCGCTACAACATTGAGGCCTGTAGGAGGGTGGATGAGATGAAGAGCACAGCTTCCCGTCGGAGACGTGTGCTTGAAGATGACATAACAGCTCTGACGAGTAGAGGTGCCGAGCTGGAGCGGCTGATTGGCTCCTCAGACTCCTTTGCGTTTCTTAAT attcttccctctctcccttctgctattCCAGATGGGGTCAGAGGACAATGCAGCATCAACATCCCCCCAGACCTACTGGGAAACCTTCTGAATACCTTAATGAAAGCCATGGCCAAACTACCTAAGATGGCCTACTTGTCTACAAATGGCTATGCTCTCCCAG AGATTGCCGTGGTTAAAGAGTTCACAG ttGAGGTGACTCCTGACCCCAGCACAGCCCACCCATCACTCCTGTTCAAACAGGCGTCACGTGAGATCCGAGTGGACCGGCGCAAGATGGGCCAGACGTTTCCCCTGTCTGCTCAGCGCTTCACCCAGGTGCTGTGCGTCCTCGCCCCCAAGGGGTTCAGCAGCCACCGAGCGTactgggaggtggaggtggaggactgGACTTCCACGGCATCTGGTGTGTGGTGCGTGGGTGTGGCAACTAAATCCTCCATGACATCACGAGGGGTGGATCTCACCCCCGAGAAGGGGTTCTGGGTCCTGGTACACCACGGGGGAAAGCTTTGGCCCTCCACCAACACAACACCTGTGGCTGTCGGAACACAAAGGAGAATG GCACATGTGGGTGTGTACTTTGACGGGCTGGAGCGGCGCCTGTCTTTCTACAACGTGAATCTCGGTCTTCACCTCTACACATACCACCACGTGCCAACCAATGAAAGACTCTTCCCTGTCTTCAGCCCTAATTTCTTCAGTCCTGGAGACAACCCCGCCAACCACGTCATGATTGTTAGACCCCTCACTGCCACAAACCACCAACGTGGATGA